A single genomic interval of Solimonas sp. K1W22B-7 harbors:
- the minC gene encoding septum site-determining protein MinC, with protein MTSTKALEFKGRMLSVSRLRVLVHDPLTVEEQIRDFAKSMPPAMQGMPVVIESDQALELGGILSALRTAGLQPLGVSDGPLNESARNWGLAVLPPEGRGARPAPAPRAEVAAAEAPAPAPAPAAAAPAPAPAPAPAAAPAAQRAPTRIVTEPVRSGQQIYAAGADLVAMNIVGAGAEVVADGCIHVYGAARGRVIAGASGDIQARIFCRRFEAELVAIAGVYAVADQMAGDLRGKPVQAWLADGKLKLERLDW; from the coding sequence ATGACGTCTACCAAAGCGCTTGAATTCAAGGGGCGCATGCTGTCGGTCAGCCGGCTGCGTGTCCTCGTCCACGATCCCCTCACGGTGGAAGAGCAGATTCGCGACTTCGCGAAATCGATGCCGCCGGCGATGCAGGGCATGCCCGTGGTGATCGAGTCGGACCAGGCGCTGGAACTGGGCGGCATCCTGTCGGCACTGCGCACCGCCGGCCTGCAGCCGCTGGGGGTCAGCGACGGTCCCCTCAACGAGTCGGCGCGCAACTGGGGCCTGGCGGTGTTGCCGCCGGAAGGCCGCGGTGCCCGACCGGCCCCCGCGCCCCGGGCGGAAGTCGCGGCCGCGGAGGCGCCCGCTCCGGCCCCTGCGCCCGCGGCCGCAGCCCCGGCTCCCGCGCCGGCCCCTGCGCCGGCAGCGGCCCCGGCCGCCCAGCGGGCCCCCACCCGGATTGTCACCGAGCCGGTCCGTTCGGGCCAGCAGATCTATGCCGCCGGGGCCGACCTGGTGGCCATGAACATTGTCGGTGCCGGCGCCGAGGTGGTGGCCGACGGCTGCATCCACGTCTACGGCGCGGCGCGCGGGCGGGTCATCGCCGGTGCCAGCGGCGACATCCAGGCGCGGATTTTCTGCCGCCGTTTCGAGGCGGAACTGGTGGCCATCGCCGGCGTCTACGCCGTGGCCGACCAGATGGCGGGCGACCTGCGCGGCAAGCCGGTGCAGGCCTGGCTTGCCGACGGCAAGCTGAAATTGGAAAGATTGGACTGGTAG
- the minD gene encoding septum site-determining protein MinD, translating to MAKIVVVTSGKGGVGKTTTSASFATGLAMRGKKTVVIDFDVGLRNLDLIMGCERRVVFDFVNVIHGEANLRQALIKDKQIDNLYILAASQTRDKDALSVEGVEKVLNELAQDFDYIVCDSPAGIEKGAHLAMYFADEALVVTNPEVSSVRDSDRVLGLLASKTRKVESGAGRVKEHLVLTRYNPARVEKGEMLSVEDVREILGIPLLGAIPESPAVLTSSNAGTPVIAARETDAGQAYDDLVARFLGEERPHRFMTAEKKGFFTKLFGT from the coding sequence GTGGCGAAAATCGTCGTAGTGACTTCCGGCAAGGGTGGCGTGGGCAAAACCACCACCAGTGCCTCCTTTGCCACCGGCCTGGCCATGCGCGGCAAGAAGACCGTGGTCATCGACTTCGACGTCGGTCTGCGCAACCTCGACCTGATCATGGGCTGCGAGCGCCGCGTGGTGTTCGACTTCGTCAACGTGATCCACGGCGAGGCCAACCTGCGCCAGGCCCTGATCAAGGACAAGCAGATCGACAATCTCTACATCCTCGCCGCCAGCCAGACCCGCGACAAGGATGCGCTGAGCGTCGAGGGCGTCGAGAAGGTCCTCAACGAGCTGGCGCAGGACTTCGACTACATCGTCTGCGACTCGCCGGCCGGCATCGAGAAGGGCGCGCACCTGGCGATGTACTTCGCCGACGAGGCCCTGGTGGTGACCAACCCGGAAGTCTCCTCGGTGCGCGACTCCGACCGCGTGCTCGGCCTGCTGGCCAGCAAGACCCGCAAGGTGGAATCCGGCGCCGGGCGGGTCAAGGAGCACCTGGTGCTGACCCGCTACAACCCGGCCCGCGTCGAAAAGGGCGAGATGCTGTCGGTGGAGGACGTCAGGGAAATCCTGGGCATCCCCCTGCTGGGCGCCATCCCTGAATCCCCGGCGGTGCTGACCTCGTCCAACGCCGGTACCCCGGTCATCGCCGCGCGCGAGACCGACGCCGGACAGGCCTACGACGACCTGGTGGCGCGTTTCCTCGGCGAGGAGCGCCCGCACCGTTTCATGACCGCGGAGAAGAAGGGCTTCTTCACCAAGCTCTTCGGGACCTGA
- a CDS encoding SDR family oxidoreductase, producing MKPRTILITGCSSGIGRALALELQARGLAVWATARRPETLKDLEDRGIRCAALDVDSPDSIAALAARLDSEGVALDVLVNNAGYGAMGPLAEMPAAELRRQFDTNVLSLMALTQALLPPMMRRRSGMVVNLGSVSGVLVTPFSGAYCATKAAVHALSDALRMELAPFGIHVMTVQPGAIQSQFGATATAGIAARGVSAYAAVADAVMARAGASQQHSTTAEKFARVLADAMLARRPAAQVRIGNGSRAMPLVKRLVPTGLLDWVLRKKFRLDQPL from the coding sequence ATGAAGCCGCGCACGATCCTGATCACCGGCTGCTCCAGCGGGATCGGCCGGGCGCTGGCGCTGGAACTGCAGGCTCGCGGCCTGGCCGTGTGGGCCACGGCGCGCCGGCCCGAGACCCTGAAGGATCTTGAAGACCGCGGCATCCGCTGCGCGGCGCTCGACGTGGACTCCCCCGACAGCATCGCCGCCCTGGCGGCGCGGCTGGACAGCGAAGGCGTGGCCCTGGACGTGCTGGTCAACAACGCCGGCTACGGCGCCATGGGCCCGCTGGCCGAGATGCCGGCGGCGGAACTGCGCCGCCAGTTCGATACCAATGTGCTGTCGCTGATGGCCCTGACCCAGGCCCTGCTGCCGCCGATGATGCGGCGCCGCAGCGGCATGGTGGTCAACCTCGGCAGCGTCTCCGGCGTGCTGGTGACGCCGTTCTCCGGTGCCTACTGCGCGACCAAGGCGGCGGTGCATGCGCTGTCCGATGCACTGCGCATGGAGCTGGCGCCCTTCGGCATCCACGTGATGACGGTGCAGCCCGGGGCGATCCAGTCGCAGTTCGGCGCCACGGCGACGGCGGGTATTGCCGCGCGCGGCGTCTCGGCCTACGCCGCGGTAGCCGATGCGGTGATGGCCCGCGCCGGCGCCTCGCAGCAGCATTCGACGACGGCGGAGAAGTTCGCGCGGGTGCTGGCGGACGCGATGCTGGCGCGGCGTCCGGCGGCACAGGTCCGCATCGGCAACGGCAGCCGCGCGATGCCGCTGGTGAAGCGGCTGGTTCCGACGGGGCTGCTGGATTGGGTGCTGCGGAAGAAGTTCAGGCTCGACCAGCCGCTTTAG
- a CDS encoding AMP-binding protein has translation MSTGDRVERPWLQEYSEGVPADIDTSTYASAVDLLEQSIARFRERVAFDCMGASLSYDELDRSTQDFASYLQNVLGFHKGDRVAVMMPNLLQYPVVLFGILRAGMTVVNVNPLYTPRELEHQLRDSGARAIVIVENFCATLEKVLKQTPVECVITTQVGDLLPFPKGLLVNTAVKYIKKLVPAWNIKRTTPLRTALARGKAQPYMRIELGAQDIAFLQYTGGTTGLSKGATLTHGNIVGNLLQCRAWLSPLLCEGEETIVTALPLYHIFALVANCLVFMSLGARNVLITNPRDLPGFVGELSRSRFTALTGVNTLFNGLLNTKGFAELDFSALKLSLGGGTAVQQAVAERWREVTGKPLTEAYGLTECSPGVCFNPLHKPDWNGTIGLPLPSTLVDIRDDDNRSLAQGEAGELCVKGPQVMQGYWQKPEENAKVFTPDGWLRTGDVAVMDDKGYFRIVDRKKDMILVSGFNVYPNEIEAVAALHPGVLECACIGVPDDRSGEAPKLFVVRKDPALTAEALLQHCRDNLTGYKIPKHVVFVESLPKTNVGKILRKDLRDLK, from the coding sequence ATGAGCACAGGAGACCGGGTCGAGCGCCCCTGGCTGCAGGAGTACAGCGAGGGCGTTCCCGCCGACATCGACACCAGCACCTACGCCTCGGCGGTGGACTTGCTGGAGCAGAGCATCGCGCGCTTCCGCGAGCGCGTGGCCTTCGACTGCATGGGCGCCAGCCTGAGCTACGACGAGCTCGACCGCTCCACCCAGGATTTCGCCTCCTACCTGCAGAACGTGCTCGGCTTCCACAAGGGCGACCGCGTCGCCGTGATGATGCCGAACCTGCTGCAGTACCCGGTGGTGCTGTTCGGCATCCTGCGCGCCGGCATGACGGTGGTGAACGTCAACCCGCTGTACACGCCGCGCGAACTGGAGCACCAGCTGCGCGACAGCGGCGCCCGCGCCATCGTGATCGTGGAGAACTTCTGCGCCACGCTGGAGAAGGTACTGAAGCAGACGCCGGTGGAATGCGTCATCACCACCCAGGTCGGCGACCTGCTGCCCTTTCCCAAGGGCCTGCTGGTCAACACCGCGGTCAAGTACATCAAGAAGCTGGTACCGGCCTGGAACATCAAGCGTACGACGCCGCTGCGCACGGCCCTGGCGCGCGGCAAGGCGCAGCCCTACATGCGCATCGAGCTGGGCGCGCAGGACATCGCCTTCCTGCAGTACACCGGCGGCACCACCGGCCTGTCCAAGGGCGCGACGCTGACGCACGGCAACATCGTCGGCAACCTGCTGCAGTGCCGCGCCTGGCTGTCGCCGCTGCTGTGCGAGGGCGAGGAGACCATCGTCACGGCGCTGCCGCTGTACCACATCTTCGCCCTGGTCGCGAACTGCCTGGTGTTCATGTCGCTGGGCGCGCGCAACGTCCTGATCACCAATCCGCGCGACCTGCCGGGCTTCGTCGGCGAGCTGTCGCGCAGCCGCTTCACCGCGCTCACCGGCGTCAACACCCTGTTCAACGGCCTGCTCAATACCAAGGGCTTCGCCGAGCTGGATTTCTCGGCACTGAAGCTGAGCCTGGGCGGCGGCACCGCGGTGCAGCAGGCGGTGGCGGAGCGCTGGCGCGAGGTCACCGGCAAGCCGCTGACCGAGGCCTACGGCCTCACCGAATGCTCGCCCGGCGTCTGCTTCAACCCGCTGCACAAGCCCGACTGGAACGGCACCATCGGCCTGCCCCTGCCGTCAACGCTCGTCGACATCCGCGACGACGACAACCGCTCGCTGGCGCAGGGCGAGGCCGGCGAACTCTGCGTCAAGGGCCCGCAGGTGATGCAGGGCTACTGGCAGAAGCCGGAGGAGAACGCCAAGGTCTTCACGCCCGACGGCTGGCTGCGCACCGGCGACGTCGCGGTGATGGACGACAAGGGCTACTTCCGCATCGTCGACCGCAAGAAGGACATGATCCTGGTGTCCGGCTTCAACGTATACCCCAACGAGATCGAGGCGGTCGCCGCGCTGCACCCGGGCGTGCTGGAGTGCGCCTGCATCGGCGTGCCCGACGACCGGTCCGGCGAAGCGCCCAAGCTGTTCGTGGTGCGCAAGGACCCCGCCCTCACCGCCGAGGCGCTGCTGCAGCACTGCCGCGACAACCTCACCGGCTACAAGATTCCGAAGCACGTGGTCTTCGTCGAGTCCCTGCCCAAGACCAACGTCGGCAAGATCCTGCGCAAGGACCTGCGCGACCTGAAATGA
- a CDS encoding MAPEG family protein translates to MTVALWCVFVAALLPFPFTLAAKWSRRFDNARPRSSLEQNEGWRQRANWAQLNSFEAFPAFAAAVIVAHIVKGPSETVNCLALAFIGLRAAYGLLYIADKPTVRSLVWTAAIGCTIAIFISAA, encoded by the coding sequence ATGACGGTTGCCCTGTGGTGCGTGTTTGTCGCGGCCCTGCTGCCCTTCCCGTTCACGCTGGCGGCCAAGTGGTCGCGCCGCTTCGACAACGCCCGGCCGCGCAGTTCGCTGGAGCAGAACGAAGGCTGGCGCCAGCGCGCCAACTGGGCCCAGCTCAACAGCTTCGAGGCCTTCCCCGCCTTCGCCGCCGCGGTGATCGTCGCCCATATCGTCAAGGGCCCCAGCGAGACGGTGAACTGCCTGGCCCTGGCCTTCATCGGCCTGCGCGCGGCCTACGGCCTGCTCTACATTGCCGACAAGCCGACCGTGCGCTCGCTGGTCTGGACCGCCGCCATCGGCTGCACGATCGCCATCTTCATTTCCGCCGCCTGA
- the rpe gene encoding ribulose-phosphate 3-epimerase gives MSKSKLPPLIAPSILSADLARLGEDVQRVLAAGADIVHFDVMDNHYVPNLTFGPTICEALRKYGIKAPIDVHLMVEPVDALAQLFVKAGADYVTFHPEATKHVDRSLQAIRDAGCKSGLVFNPATPLSYLDYVMDKVDMVLLMSVNPGFGGQSFLPSALTKLSQARAMIDAYTASTGREVRLEIDGGVKVDNIREIAAAGADTFVAGSAIFNSKDYAATIQAMRSAIASG, from the coding sequence ATGTCCAAGAGCAAACTGCCGCCCCTGATCGCGCCCTCGATCCTGTCCGCCGACCTGGCCCGCCTGGGCGAGGACGTGCAGCGCGTGCTGGCGGCCGGCGCCGACATCGTCCACTTCGACGTCATGGACAATCACTACGTGCCGAACCTGACCTTCGGCCCGACGATCTGCGAGGCCCTGCGCAAGTACGGCATCAAGGCGCCGATCGACGTGCACCTGATGGTGGAGCCGGTGGATGCCCTGGCGCAGCTGTTCGTCAAGGCCGGTGCCGACTACGTCACCTTCCACCCGGAGGCGACGAAGCACGTGGACCGCAGCCTGCAGGCGATCCGCGACGCCGGCTGCAAGTCCGGCCTGGTGTTCAACCCGGCCACGCCGCTCTCCTACCTGGACTACGTCATGGACAAGGTCGACATGGTGCTGCTGATGTCGGTCAACCCCGGCTTCGGCGGCCAGTCCTTCCTGCCGTCTGCGCTGACCAAGCTGAGCCAGGCCCGCGCCATGATCGACGCCTATACCGCGTCCACCGGCCGCGAAGTGCGCCTGGAGATCGACGGCGGGGTGAAGGTGGACAACATCCGCGAGATCGCCGCCGCCGGCGCCGATACCTTCGTGGCCGGCTCGGCGATCTTCAATTCCAAGGACTATGCGGCCACGATCCAGGCGATGCGCAGCGCCATCGCCTCCGGCTAG
- a CDS encoding phasin family protein, whose product MNVETIITDVKARGEVVVVRGQEVVESGFETLKAANAIVVEGVKTLLDTNVAAGKDLLAVAQTSFSKAKTDGVKAVAANPVAYLPEGKDRVVAAYNDSVAVVTKTSDELVKTIKAGYETISAKIAGEEVAVAEVAAEAKKTVKKTVSKAKKAVKA is encoded by the coding sequence ATGAACGTTGAAACCATCATCACCGATGTCAAAGCCCGCGGCGAAGTCGTCGTGGTCCGTGGCCAGGAAGTTGTCGAGTCCGGCTTCGAAACCCTCAAGGCCGCCAACGCGATCGTTGTCGAAGGCGTGAAGACGCTGCTCGACACCAACGTCGCCGCCGGCAAGGATCTGCTCGCCGTTGCGCAGACCAGCTTCAGCAAGGCCAAGACCGATGGCGTGAAGGCTGTTGCCGCCAACCCGGTTGCCTACCTGCCGGAAGGCAAGGACCGCGTCGTCGCTGCCTACAACGACAGCGTTGCCGTCGTGACCAAGACCAGCGACGAGCTGGTGAAGACGATCAAGGCTGGCTACGAGACCATCTCCGCCAAGATCGCCGGCGAAGAAGTTGCCGTTGCCGAAGTCGCCGCCGAAGCCAAGAAGACCGTGAAGAAGACGGTTTCCAAGGCCAAGAAGGCCGTGAAGGCCTAA
- a CDS encoding alpha-E domain-containing protein, translating into MLSRVADNLYWFGRYLQRAENTARIVNVHGHLIFDLPRQVEFGWLPLVQILGQEEEFNARYAGESGEAQIMRFLLLDEENPASIIRSLHHAREILRTIRECAPREVWERLNDLHYLVQEKGDKALTRSKRQDFLQQIVDGALVIYGMIGANMSKDVGFHFMRIGSAIEQADMTTRIIDVRSSSLIKPKAAEELAPFQNIQWMGVLRSLMAYQMFRRHVRGRVNGPNVLRFLLQNREFPRSVMYCLNYISHTLPKLPPDRPLQRTLDRARALVMDADVDRLMLGGISEVMDEIQVGLASVHEGVSEAYFKL; encoded by the coding sequence ATGCTCTCGCGCGTCGCCGACAACCTCTACTGGTTCGGACGCTACCTGCAGCGTGCCGAAAACACCGCCCGCATCGTCAACGTCCACGGCCACCTGATCTTCGACCTGCCGCGCCAGGTGGAATTCGGCTGGCTGCCGCTGGTGCAGATCCTGGGCCAGGAAGAAGAGTTCAACGCCCGCTACGCCGGCGAATCCGGCGAGGCGCAGATCATGCGCTTCCTGCTGCTGGACGAGGAGAACCCGGCCTCGATCATCCGCTCGCTGCACCACGCCCGCGAGATCCTGCGCACGATCCGCGAATGCGCGCCGCGCGAGGTCTGGGAGCGGCTCAACGACCTGCACTACCTGGTGCAGGAGAAGGGCGACAAGGCCCTGACGCGCTCCAAGCGCCAGGACTTCCTGCAGCAGATCGTCGACGGCGCGCTGGTGATCTACGGCATGATCGGCGCCAACATGAGCAAGGACGTGGGCTTCCACTTCATGCGCATCGGCAGTGCCATCGAGCAGGCCGACATGACCACGCGCATCATCGACGTGCGCTCCTCCAGCCTGATCAAGCCCAAGGCCGCCGAGGAACTGGCGCCGTTCCAGAACATCCAGTGGATGGGCGTGCTGCGCTCGCTGATGGCCTACCAGATGTTCCGCCGCCACGTGCGCGGCCGCGTCAACGGCCCCAACGTGCTGCGCTTCCTGCTGCAGAACCGCGAGTTCCCGCGCAGCGTGATGTACTGCCTCAACTACATCTCCCACACCCTGCCCAAGCTGCCGCCGGACCGCCCGCTGCAGCGCACCCTGGACCGGGCACGGGCACTGGTGATGGACGCCGACGTGGATCGCCTGATGCTGGGCGGCATCAGCGAAGTCATGGACGAGATCCAGGTGGGCCTGGCGAGCGTTCATGAGGGTGTGAGCGAGGCTTA
- the minE gene encoding cell division topological specificity factor MinE has translation MDWLKFFRAEPSKNSANLAKERLKVVVAHQRDGRMGGGPAYIGQLREEILAVVRKYVQVPDSAVNVQLQREDGLEVLEMNIALPETQR, from the coding sequence ATGGACTGGCTCAAATTTTTCAGGGCGGAGCCCAGCAAGAACTCGGCGAACCTCGCCAAGGAGCGGCTCAAGGTGGTCGTCGCGCACCAGCGCGACGGACGCATGGGCGGTGGCCCGGCCTACATCGGCCAGCTGCGCGAGGAAATCCTCGCCGTGGTGCGCAAGTACGTGCAGGTGCCGGACAGCGCCGTCAACGTGCAGCTGCAGCGCGAGGACGGGCTGGAAGTGCTGGAGATGAATATCGCGCTGCCGGAGACGCAGCGCTGA
- a CDS encoding YihY/virulence factor BrkB family protein has protein sequence MKERFRHLLHGLWDLDRAARHPQVLVRCARYAFVLARDLLEGQLNMRAMGLVYTTLLSIVPLLALAFSMLKALGVHNSLQPVLLEALRPLGSQAYVITDNIVGFVEKINVSVLGFFGVALLFFSVISMIRKVEESFNFIWRIERARPLSQRLGEYLAVITVGPLLVVLALGATGSMMSSKVATWLVSIEPFGLLVFMLTKLLPYLLIVGLFTFLYSFMPNTRVKLRPAFYGGALAGVLWQTGAAVFASVVVSATSYNAIYSGFAIVILLLIWLYLAWLILLTGCQLAYYVQHPEQIKPHKVPPLLSGKQIEYLALMIMGMTGRRFLAGEPAYTEEELSLALNAAPEHVARVTDNLIYHGLLTEAGIDRTQLIPAMDLDSIALSRLWRLARAGNDVMPHSRDALAPEVQKLLDEAELAFERHCEGMTLRQWLAGPKP, from the coding sequence ATGAAAGAGCGCTTCCGGCACCTCCTCCATGGACTTTGGGACCTCGATCGGGCCGCCAGGCACCCGCAGGTTCTGGTGCGCTGCGCGCGCTATGCCTTCGTGCTGGCGCGGGACCTGCTGGAGGGCCAGCTCAACATGCGGGCCATGGGCCTGGTCTACACCACGCTGCTGTCGATCGTGCCGCTGCTGGCCCTGGCCTTCTCGATGCTCAAGGCCCTGGGCGTGCACAACTCGCTGCAGCCGGTGCTGCTGGAGGCCCTGCGCCCGCTCGGCAGCCAGGCCTACGTCATCACCGACAACATCGTCGGCTTCGTCGAGAAGATCAACGTCAGCGTGCTGGGCTTCTTCGGCGTGGCGCTGCTGTTCTTCTCCGTGATCTCGATGATCCGCAAGGTCGAGGAGAGCTTCAATTTCATCTGGCGCATCGAACGGGCGCGGCCGCTGTCGCAGCGCCTGGGCGAGTATCTGGCGGTGATCACGGTGGGGCCGCTGCTGGTGGTGCTGGCGCTGGGCGCCACCGGCAGCATGATGAGCAGCAAGGTGGCGACCTGGCTGGTGTCGATCGAACCCTTCGGTCTGCTGGTGTTCATGCTGACCAAGCTGCTGCCCTATCTGCTGATCGTGGGGCTGTTCACCTTCCTCTACAGCTTCATGCCGAACACGCGGGTGAAACTGCGCCCGGCGTTCTACGGCGGCGCCCTGGCGGGCGTCCTGTGGCAGACCGGGGCCGCGGTCTTCGCTTCGGTGGTGGTCAGCGCCACCAGCTACAACGCGATCTACTCCGGTTTCGCGATCGTGATCCTGCTGCTGATCTGGCTGTACCTGGCCTGGCTGATCCTGCTGACCGGTTGCCAGCTGGCCTACTACGTGCAGCATCCCGAGCAGATCAAGCCGCACAAGGTCCCGCCGCTGCTGTCCGGCAAGCAGATCGAGTACCTGGCGCTGATGATCATGGGCATGACCGGCCGCCGCTTCCTGGCGGGTGAACCCGCGTATACCGAGGAAGAGCTGAGCCTGGCGCTCAACGCCGCCCCGGAGCATGTCGCCCGGGTGACCGACAACCTGATCTATCACGGCCTGCTGACGGAGGCCGGAATCGACCGGACGCAGCTGATCCCGGCCATGGACCTGGACTCGATCGCCCTGTCGCGGCTGTGGCGCCTGGCCCGGGCCGGCAACGACGTGATGCCGCACAGCCGCGACGCACTGGCGCCGGAAGTACAGAAACTGCTGGACGAGGCCGAGCTGGCTTTCGAGCGCCATTGCGAGGGCATGACCCTGCGCCAGTGGCTGGCCGGCCCCAAGCCCTGA
- a CDS encoding circularly permuted type 2 ATP-grasp protein, whose protein sequence is MGSGIDWRKYRCEKFYDELFAAPGVPRAAAQQLAEYLDDLSETELSERRLAAELAIRVMGITFTVYTEGKNVDRAWPFDIIPRTIPRTEWQHTEAGLKQRVQALNHFIQDIYGEQKIIKDKIFPADLLEESVNFRSQCVGMRPKGGVWAHICGSDLVRHSDGTLYVLEDNLRVPSGVSYMVENRLVTKRVFPEIFENMNILPVDDYPAQLYDTLAAMSPRPGEVPNIVLLTPGIYNSAYFEHCWLAQQMGIELVEGQDLSVGDDDCVYMRTIYGPQRVDVIYRRIDDLFLDPEAFNPDSMLGVKGVMRAWLKGKVALVNAPGAGVADDKVVYAFVPQMIKYYLGEDAILPNVPSYLCMDPKQRDYVLANLDQLVVKPANESGGYGMLIGPASTKAQREKFRELILANPRNYMAQPTLSLSTAPTMTEEGGIEPRHLDLRPFILSRGDSTYVTTGGLTRVAMVKGSLVVNSSQGGGAKDTWIVDMEGQQPTLGSIETGQSQSQSQSQSSGAEAA, encoded by the coding sequence ATGGGATCAGGGATCGACTGGCGGAAGTATCGCTGCGAGAAGTTCTATGACGAGCTGTTCGCAGCGCCAGGGGTCCCCCGGGCGGCGGCGCAGCAGCTGGCGGAATACCTGGACGACCTGTCCGAGACCGAGCTGTCCGAGCGCCGGCTGGCGGCGGAACTGGCGATCCGGGTCATGGGCATCACCTTCACGGTCTACACCGAGGGCAAGAACGTCGACCGTGCCTGGCCCTTCGACATCATCCCCCGCACGATCCCGCGGACCGAGTGGCAGCACACCGAGGCCGGCCTCAAGCAGCGCGTCCAGGCCCTGAACCACTTCATCCAGGACATCTACGGCGAGCAGAAAATCATCAAGGACAAGATCTTCCCGGCCGACCTGCTGGAAGAATCGGTCAATTTCCGCTCGCAGTGCGTCGGCATGCGCCCCAAGGGCGGGGTCTGGGCGCATATCTGCGGCAGCGACCTGGTGCGCCATTCCGACGGCACCCTGTACGTGCTGGAGGACAACCTGCGGGTGCCCTCGGGCGTCAGCTACATGGTGGAAAACCGCCTGGTGACCAAGCGCGTGTTCCCGGAAATCTTCGAGAACATGAACATCCTGCCGGTGGACGACTACCCGGCCCAGCTCTACGACACCCTGGCAGCGATGTCGCCGCGCCCGGGCGAAGTCCCCAACATCGTCCTGCTGACGCCGGGCATCTACAACTCGGCCTATTTCGAGCACTGCTGGCTGGCCCAGCAGATGGGCATCGAGCTGGTGGAAGGCCAGGACCTGTCGGTGGGCGACGACGACTGCGTCTACATGCGCACGATCTACGGCCCGCAGCGGGTCGACGTGATCTACCGCCGCATCGACGACCTGTTCCTCGACCCGGAGGCCTTCAACCCCGACTCGATGCTGGGGGTCAAGGGCGTGATGCGCGCCTGGCTCAAGGGCAAGGTGGCCCTGGTCAACGCCCCCGGCGCCGGCGTGGCCGACGACAAGGTGGTCTACGCCTTCGTGCCGCAGATGATCAAGTACTACCTCGGCGAGGACGCGATCCTGCCGAACGTGCCCAGCTACCTGTGCATGGACCCCAAGCAGCGCGACTACGTGCTGGCCAACCTCGACCAGCTGGTGGTCAAGCCGGCCAACGAGTCCGGCGGCTACGGCATGCTGATCGGGCCCGCGTCCACCAAGGCACAGCGCGAGAAATTCCGCGAGCTGATCCTGGCCAACCCGCGCAACTACATGGCCCAGCCGACGCTGTCGCTGTCGACCGCCCCGACCATGACCGAGGAAGGCGGCATCGAGCCGCGCCACCTCGACCTGCGGCCCTTCATCCTGTCGCGCGGCGACAGCACCTACGTCACCACCGGCGGGCTGACCCGCGTGGCCATGGTCAAGGGCTCGCTGGTGGTCAACAGCTCGCAGGGCGGCGGCGCCAAGGACACCTGGATCGTCGACATGGAAGGCCAGCAGCCGACCCTGGGCTCGATCGAGACCGGCCAGTCGCAATCGCAGTCCCAGTCGCAGTCTTCCGGCGCGGAGGCCGCCTGA
- a CDS encoding phosphoribosylaminoimidazolesuccinocarboxamide synthase, whose protein sequence is MPALYESTITSLPRIHGGKVRDIFALGDRHMLIVTSDRLSAFDVIMPRPIPGKGAVLNAVTEFWMQRYTSLIPNHSAPEIRLADWLTPAELAECEGRAVVVKKLKAIPVECVARGYLIGSGWKDYQRSGAVCGIPLPAGLQLAEALPEPIFTPADKAPAGQHDENISLAEVEAKIGKDLAAQLREVTLTIYRQASEYALGRGIIIADTKFEFGLDEDGRLHLIDEVLTPDSSRFWDAEGYRPGISPPSFDKQIVRDYLETLDWDKKAPGPALPDEIVERTAARYREAQRRLTGV, encoded by the coding sequence ATGCCCGCCCTCTACGAATCGACGATCACCAGCCTGCCCCGCATCCACGGAGGCAAGGTGCGCGACATCTTCGCCCTCGGCGACAGGCACATGCTGATCGTCACCAGCGACCGCCTGTCCGCCTTCGACGTGATCATGCCCCGCCCCATCCCGGGCAAGGGCGCGGTGCTCAACGCCGTGACTGAGTTCTGGATGCAGCGCTACACCAGCCTGATCCCCAATCACTCCGCCCCGGAAATCCGCCTGGCCGACTGGCTGACCCCGGCCGAGCTGGCCGAGTGCGAGGGCCGCGCGGTGGTGGTGAAGAAGCTCAAGGCGATCCCGGTGGAATGCGTCGCCCGCGGCTATCTGATCGGCAGCGGCTGGAAGGACTACCAGCGCAGCGGCGCGGTCTGCGGCATCCCCCTGCCCGCCGGCCTGCAGCTGGCGGAAGCGCTGCCCGAACCGATCTTCACCCCGGCCGACAAGGCCCCGGCGGGCCAGCACGACGAGAACATCTCCCTGGCCGAGGTCGAGGCCAAGATCGGCAAGGACCTGGCCGCGCAGCTGCGCGAGGTCACCCTGACCATCTACCGCCAGGCCTCGGAATACGCCCTGGGGCGCGGCATCATCATCGCCGACACCAAGTTCGAGTTCGGCCTGGACGAGGACGGCCGCCTGCACCTGATCGACGAGGTGCTGACGCCGGATTCCTCGCGCTTCTGGGACGCCGAAGGCTACCGCCCCGGCATCAGCCCGCCGAGCTTCGACAAGCAGATCGTGCGCGACTACCTGGAAACCCTGGACTGGGACAAGAAGGCCCCCGGCCCGGCCCTGCCGGACGAGATCGTCGAGCGCACCGCCGCCCGCTACCGCGAAGCCCAGCGCCGCCTGACGGGAGTCTGA